ACGAGGTTGCAGGGGTCTTCACCGGCAAGGGGCTTTCCTATGGCGGTAGCTGTATCCGGCCCGAGGCTACCGGATATGGGCTGGTCTATTTCGTCGAGGAAATGCTCAAGACGCAGGAGAAGACATTGAACGGGATGAAAGTTGCCGTCTCCGGTGCCGGCAATGTGGCCCAGCATACCATTTACAAGGCGATGGAGATGGAGGCCACGGTTGTCACGTTGTCTGACTCCGACGGCACGGTGTATAACCCCGACGGCTTCACCAGCGAGCAGTGGGACTTCCTGGTGGAGCTGAAGAACGAGCGCCGCGGCCGTGTCTCTGAACTGGCCGAGAAGTTCGACCTTGAATATGGCAAGGGCGCCAAACCCTGGGATTTCCCGTGTGACATCGCCTTGCCCTGCGCCACCCAGAATGAGCTGGATGAGGATGCGGCTAAAAAACTGATCGATAACGGCTGTATATGCGTCGCCGAGGGCGCGAACATGCCATCGACCGCGGGGGCGGTCGAGAAGTTTCGTCAGGCAGACATCCTGTTTGCACCGGGCAAGGCAGCTAATGCCGGCGGCGTTGCGGTCAGTGGCCTTGAGATGGCCCAGAATTCCATGCGGCAGCATTGGTCGGAGGGTGAAGTCGATTCCAAGCTGCATGAGATCATGGTGTCGATACACCATGCCTGCCAGCGGCACGGGCAGGTAGGGAAGGGTAGCAATAACCGGTCAACGGACTATGTGACGGGTGCCAATGTCGCCGCCTTTATCAAGGTGGCTGATGCAATGCTGGCGCAGGGCGTCGTGTAGATCTCTGCGAGGGCCAGCCGGCGATCGGAACCGGCTGGCCGGCAACTACTTCTTGGCGATAACCCAGACGGCATGCACGATGCCGGGAATGTAACCCAGGATCGTCAAGAGGATATTGATCCAGAAGTGCTTGCCGATACCCACCTGCAGGAACACGCCCAACGGCGGCAGCAGGATTGCGATCAGAATGCGCAGGAGATCCATTCGCTTAGCTCCTTGTTTCCTTGAATGTTGACGCCCAGTCTACAGCCCGCTCGCCCCGGCCAGAATTAACCTTCATCAATGCGCTATCTCAATGCGAACGGGGGTTTATCAGTGGCCGCCGCCCTTGCTCGCGACATCCATGAAAATACAGGGCGAACGTTGCGTCCGTTCTCTTTCAAGTAGCGTCACGCAAGCGCAATGCTCAAACACCGGACACCAGGTAGGCCAGTGAATACAGTTCCAGCTCGCTTGGCGTGTAGTAGAAGCCGTGATAGACGATCAGCGGTTCCTGGGTGGCCAGGGCCCTGAGGCGTTCGTAATCCACCCCGTATTCCGGTGAAACGACGCCTTTTGAGGCCAGGGCATCGGTCAGGGTTTCCAGGTCGAGCGTACTGGCGTAGTCCTGGAAGCGCGGGTCTGACAATTCCGCCAGTTCGCGCCGAAGCTTCTTGGTGACGGTGATCCCGGTCTTTTCGGAGCCCTGGACGGGTAGCAGGTAGCCACTGAATCCGACCAGGGCCAGTAGTCCGCCGAGACCTGTCAGGAACGCGCGTCTATTCATCGTGGGGATCTCCTGCTGTCTCCAGGGCCTCCCACACCGGCTGTTCGTGCGGGTTGAGTCAGGCTCGCAAGATAGTCTCCGAGCCTTAGCGCCATGGCAACGATGGTGTACGTGGGGTGTGATGCCCCGCCGGCGGGGAATATCGAAGATCCCGCAATGTACAGGTTGTCTGTGGTGTGCACCTTGCAGTTGCCGTCCACCACGGAATCCTCCTCGGAGAATCCCATCCGGGTCGTGCCCATGAGGTGCCCGCCGCCCGCTGGCTTGAATTTGGGCTTGAGTGTGGATGGACGGCCAAGGCCTGATTTCAGTAGCGCGCGGGAGAAATGCAGCCAGCTCTCCTGGGCCAGTTCCTCGCAGTGGAAGCGGAACCCCACTCGCGACCAGGGCTGGTCCAGGGCATTCATTTTGTCGCCGAGCTCGACGTAGCAATCGGGGTGGGGCGGGGTCTCCGTGCGCAGGGTGACCGGGGTCAGGATGGTTTCCTCGCGCCGACCCATCAGGGGCTCGCTGGTCAGTTGTTCCAGGTTGAAATCGGCGCTGAAGGAGAGCAGGCCATGATCCACGCAGTAGCTGTCCGAAAGCTGCAGCGCATGGACGACGGGCGCCTGCTTCTCCAGCGACGGTTTGATGCGGTCCTGATCAAGGTACATCTCCGCCACTGCATAGAGATGCGGATGCTCCATGAGGCCCAGGCCCACCGGTAGCTGCTGCTTGAACCCCGAGAGCTGCATCAGGCGCGGATTGCCAATGCCGCCGCAAGCCAGCACGAAGCGGTCAGCGGTCAGCGACGGCAGGTTCCGGTGCGGGGCGACCGATTGTTTGAGCCTTATTGCATCGACCGTCTCATCCCGGATGTCCAGTTGGGTACAGGTGGCACCCAGTATCAGGTGGATGTTGGGGTGTTGCGCTATAAAGGGCCCGTACTTGACGTTAAAGCGCACCGGCGGGCTCAGGTAGAACGGTTTATAGACGATATCCGAGGTCTTGGCGAAGTGTGTCGATGATCGGCGGTAGATGTTCTCGGGAACTTCGATCACCTGCGCCGCTTCGGGATACCAGCGTTCCAGTTCCTCGTAGGGGATCGGCCAGGACTGGTCCATGAACGCGCGCTTCTCCAGCACCGCGCAGAATCCGCCCCAGATGGTGGAGCTGCCGCCAAAGCGCCGCTGGGTGTGCATGGGGAAATAGTCGTCTGGCAGTTCGCCGACCAATTCCACCCGGGAGAGCTCCAGGATGTCCTGATCATGTTCCAACAAACCACTCTCGATGATCGCTACGCGCACCGAAGGGTTGTTGTTGGCCAGTTGCAAAGCAGTGGAGATACCGGCAGGCCCGCTGCCGATAATGATCACGTCGTAGTGATCCTGGGTGACTCTGTCGAGAATCATGGGCGACTGGCCCTCGCGAAAATCGTCCCTGTCGCAAAGATTAAAGAAGCAAACCACTCGCCTGTGCAAGTAAAATCAGGTTGTCTTACAGTCTATTAACCATCGCCGATCCCGGCAGAGGAAACGGTAGGTCGCCCTTTGGGTGGGTCGTCAAAACCAGAAACCCACGATCGGCTGGCGGCGTTCTATGAGGATACCCTGGCTTTCCAGGATGCTGATCAGAATCCTGGTGTCCTCGATGTTGAGGAAGGATGCCAGGGAGATTTCGGTCTCACGGTACATAAGGAAGAGTTTGGGGGGCGACCACGGATGCCGGGAGGATACGAGATAGATTCGGGTGGCCCGTCGCGGGAGATTCCACTCCGCTTCCTTACGGTTAACTCCCTTCTCCAGGAGTAGGTTTTCCGGGGATATTCGAAGGACCTCCAGGCGGCGGCATTTGCGCGCGGTCTTGTAGAGACCGGCAGCAACGGCCAGCAGCTCCAGGCCGGCAAATGGCAGCACGACCCATGCGCCAAGCAGGAACATTCCGGTGACGATCACCGCCGAAACGGCGCACAACGCCAGCCAGATGCAGACGTTGCCCTGCCAGCTCAGTGACCGGTTGGGCGTCAACAGCAAGCGGCTGCCATTGACCCCCCTGTAGTGCTGCACCATGTCCGACTCCCTGCCTCGTCGGTTGTTGTTGTCGGGACAAGGTCGATGTGGAGAGAGGAGCTCCCGATGGTTGACAGAGCCTCCTGGGAATCAAGGGGAATCAAGAAGCTCTCTAGGTCACTAACTCTCCAGGTCACCCAAAGAGCCTCTCAACGATTATAGGTCATTCAGACAGGATGGATCAGGTACGCGTTCCCGGAGGGTCGTGTTTCAAGGAAGGTCGCGAATCTGGCGTAGCCGATGAGCAGGAAAGCGGCGGGCAAATGCGATCGCTTCGCCCGCCGGCTTCGATCAGAAGTGAAGCACCGTTGGATTGACGAGCCGGTCGTAATCCCGGTAGCTCATGCGCATGACTTCGTCGTGGGCGCCCGCGTTGAACACGATGTGCTCATCGTTGCGCAGGTGGTCGCTGACGAAGACTTCCATATCGTAGAGATTGCCGAAAGGCGGCATGGCGCCCAGCTCGCAATCCGGGAAGGCGGAGCTCAACTCGGACTCATCGGCCAGGTCCAGGTCTTCCGAACCCAGCGCCTTCTTCAGCTGCTCCACATGTACGACATCGGTCGATGGCAACACCGCCATGGACAGGCGGCCGTTGTTTCGGATGATGACGGTCTTGGCGAATTCGCGACCGGGCACGTGGGCTGCCTGAGCGGTTCGAGCGGCGTCGACGGTCGGAGCGTGGCGTTCGGTGTGGTACTTCACCGCATGGCTATCGAGGTACTCTCGGAGTTTTTGACTGATCATGGCGTTATCCTCCTTCACCCAGGGTGGAAGTTCCATGACATGTCCAATGATCATAGCACGCCTAGCGGCTTTCGTAGCCGTCTCGCATCCGGTTCCGGGACGGGCTAGAGGCGCACCCGCATCTCGGTCATATCATATGACGACATCCCGATCATTTCGTCGGTGCCCGTGGGCGGGATGATAACGGTTTCCTTCACCTGGAAGCCGCGAAAGGCATCCCTGGCCTCGCGGGCGCCATTGAACCAGAAGGGGTGCTGGTCCTTGCCGACCAGGATGTAAGGCTCGTCGTTGATGTAGTAACGCGCCATGTAATGGCAGCCCTCCATGGAAACGAGTTCGAGCAAGTCGATGGTCGTCTCCGGTCTGAGTCGGGCTTCAGTCATGGTGATGTTCATATCGTCCTCCAGGGTGGCGCTATGCCGTTGGGAGAAGCTACGAGAACAAGTTTAGTTTGGGTCAGAACCAGTCTGACGACTACTCTTATCGGTACCTGATTCGTGGAGATCGAACAGCGTCGGGGCATAACCTATACCGGGAAAAGCCCGTGCGAGACAGTAATCGCCTTGACCATAGCCCCATGTTAA
The window above is part of the Marinobacter nanhaiticus D15-8W genome. Proteins encoded here:
- a CDS encoding GMC oxidoreductase, encoding MILDRVTQDHYDVIIIGSGPAGISTALQLANNNPSVRVAIIESGLLEHDQDILELSRVELVGELPDDYFPMHTQRRFGGSSTIWGGFCAVLEKRAFMDQSWPIPYEELERWYPEAAQVIEVPENIYRRSSTHFAKTSDIVYKPFYLSPPVRFNVKYGPFIAQHPNIHLILGATCTQLDIRDETVDAIRLKQSVAPHRNLPSLTADRFVLACGGIGNPRLMQLSGFKQQLPVGLGLMEHPHLYAVAEMYLDQDRIKPSLEKQAPVVHALQLSDSYCVDHGLLSFSADFNLEQLTSEPLMGRREETILTPVTLRTETPPHPDCYVELGDKMNALDQPWSRVGFRFHCEELAQESWLHFSRALLKSGLGRPSTLKPKFKPAGGGHLMGTTRMGFSEEDSVVDGNCKVHTTDNLYIAGSSIFPAGGASHPTYTIVAMALRLGDYLASLTQPARTAGVGGPGDSRRSPR
- a CDS encoding YqaE/Pmp3 family membrane protein, coding for MDLLRILIAILLPPLGVFLQVGIGKHFWINILLTILGYIPGIVHAVWVIAKK
- a CDS encoding aminoacyl-tRNA deacylase, giving the protein MELPPWVKEDNAMISQKLREYLDSHAVKYHTERHAPTVDAARTAQAAHVPGREFAKTVIIRNNGRLSMAVLPSTDVVHVEQLKKALGSEDLDLADESELSSAFPDCELGAMPPFGNLYDMEVFVSDHLRNDEHIVFNAGAHDEVMRMSYRDYDRLVNPTVLHF
- a CDS encoding DUF2244 domain-containing protein gives rise to the protein MVQHYRGVNGSRLLLTPNRSLSWQGNVCIWLALCAVSAVIVTGMFLLGAWVVLPFAGLELLAVAAGLYKTARKCRRLEVLRISPENLLLEKGVNRKEAEWNLPRRATRIYLVSSRHPWSPPKLFLMYRETEISLASFLNIEDTRILISILESQGILIERRQPIVGFWF
- the gdhA gene encoding NADP-specific glutamate dehydrogenase, with the translated sequence MDKSLKSVLEIVHERDPDQPEFHQAVEEVMSSLSSYLEAYPECHSQGLLERLVEPERVIQFRVPWVDDEGNVQVNRGFRVQMSSAIGPYKGGLRFHPSVNLGVLKFLAFEQVFKNALTTLPLGGAKGGADFDPKGKSDGEVMRFCQSFMTEMYRHIGADLDVPAGDIGVGPREIGYMYGMYRKLANEVAGVFTGKGLSYGGSCIRPEATGYGLVYFVEEMLKTQEKTLNGMKVAVSGAGNVAQHTIYKAMEMEATVVTLSDSDGTVYNPDGFTSEQWDFLVELKNERRGRVSELAEKFDLEYGKGAKPWDFPCDIALPCATQNELDEDAAKKLIDNGCICVAEGANMPSTAGAVEKFRQADILFAPGKAANAGGVAVSGLEMAQNSMRQHWSEGEVDSKLHEIMVSIHHACQRHGQVGKGSNNRSTDYVTGANVAAFIKVADAMLAQGVV
- a CDS encoding DUF6482 family protein — translated: MNITMTEARLRPETTIDLLELVSMEGCHYMARYYINDEPYILVGKDQHPFWFNGAREARDAFRGFQVKETVIIPPTGTDEMIGMSSYDMTEMRVRL